GCGGCCGCCCGCTCCACTGGACGATCCCTTGCCGATCAGGACGGGGCAGCGTGCGGCGCGCAGGACCTCCTCCGACACGCTGCCGAGGAGGAACCGCTTCACGCCGCCCAGGCCCCGCGCGCCCACCACGACGAGGTCCGCCCCGAACTCGGTGGCCTCGCGCACGATCTGCTCCCCGGGCCTCCCGACAGGGATCGCCAGCTCGACGGCCCCGACCCGGTCCCGCAGTTCGGCGGCGGCGTGCTGGAGCGCGGTCTCCACCTCGGCGCGGCGCTCCCGCGCGAGCTGAGCCACCACGGCCCTCAGGTGCGCCTGGGCGGCCCGAGGAGCCAGCGGGGGGATGCGAAGCCGGTTCACGACCCCCACGAGCCTCACCCGCAGCTTCCCCGGGAGCGGCAGGAGGGTGAAGAAGCGGAGGGCCTCCAGGGAATCGGGGGACCCGTCCACGGCCACGACGACGCGGCGGAACCCCTGGGGCTGGCCCTTCACCACAAGGACGGGGCAGGGGGCATGCCGGGCCACGTCCAGCGAGACGCTGCCGACCAGCAGCCCGCGGACGCCGCCGAGGCCGCGGGCCCCCACCACAACCAGCTCCGCGCCCCACTCCTCCGCCGCCCGGATGACCTCCGCCCGGGGCTCGCCCTCGCTCACCCGCAGCTCGGCCCCCGGCCCGCGAGAACCGAGGAGCCGCTCCGCCTCGTCGCCGA
The DNA window shown above is from Candidatus Methylomirabilis sp. and carries:
- a CDS encoding universal stress protein; its protein translation is MRVLLATDGSTDALTATRWLRHFPLPGDSPVLVLTVAVVVEPPVRAETLKHLRDAILADARRIGDEAERLLGSRGPGAELRVSEGEPRAEVIRAAEEWGAELVVVGARGLGGVRGLLVGSVSLDVARHAPCPVLVVKGQPQGFRRVVVAVDGSPDSLEALRFFTLLPLPGKLRVRLVGVVNRLRIPPLAPRAAQAHLRAVVAQLARERRAEVETALQHAAAELRDRVGAVELAIPVGRPGEQIVREATEFGADLVVVGARGLGGVKRFLLGSVSEEVLRAARCPVLIGKGSSSGAGGR